Proteins encoded by one window of Xiphias gladius isolate SHS-SW01 ecotype Sanya breed wild chromosome 15, ASM1685928v1, whole genome shotgun sequence:
- the xpo1a gene encoding exportin-1 yields MPAEMTMLADHPARQLLDFSQKLDINLLDNVVNSMYHDIGSQQRVAQEVLTNLKDHPDAWTRVDTILEFSQNMKTKYYALQILEAVIKTRWKILPRNQCEGIKKYVVGLIIKTSSDPANMEKEGVYISKLNMILVQILKQEWPKHWPTFISDIVGASRTSESLCQNNMIILKLLSEEVFDFSSGQMTQVKAKHLKDSMCNEFSQIFQLCQFVMENSQNAPLVHATLETLLRFLNWIPLGYIFETKLISTLVYKFLNVPMFRNVTLKCLTEIAGVSVNQYEEQFVNLFTLTMCQLKQMLPLNTNIRVAYANGKDDEQNFIQNLSLFLCTFLKEHGQLIEKRPNLRETLMEALHYMLLVSEVEETEIFKICLEYWNHLAAELYRESPFSTSSTPLLSDVPPRRHLYLPVLSQVRLLMVSRMAKPEEVLVVENDQGEVVREFMKDTDAINLYKNMRETLVYLTHLDYADTERIMTEKLHNQVNGTEWSWRNLNMLCWAIGSISGAMHEEDEKRFLVTVIKDLLGLCEQKRGKDNKAIIASNIMYIVGQYPRFLRAHWKFLKTVVNKLFEFMHETHDGVQDMACDTFIKIAQKCRRHFVQVQVGEVMPFIDEILNNINTIICDLQPQQVHTFYEAVGYMIGAQTDQAVQELLIEKYMLLPNQVWDSIIQQATKNVDILKDAETVRQLGSILKTNVRACKAVGHPFVVQLGRIYLDMLNVYKCLSENISSAVQTNGEMVTKQPLIRSMRTVKRETLKLISGWVSRSNDPQMVAENFVPPLLEAVLIDYQRNVPAAREPEVLSTMATIVNKLGVHITGEIPKIFDAVFECTLNMINKDFEEFPEHRTHFFYLLQAATSQCFPAFLSIAPAQFKLILDSIIWAFKHTMRNVADTGLQILYTLLQNVSAEEAAAQSFYQTYFCDVLQHIFSVVTDTSHTAGLTMHATILAYMFNLVEEGKVSVALSAASPANNQAHVQEYIANLLKTAFPHLQDAQVKVFVTGLFSLNQDIPAFKEHLRDFLVQIKEFAGEDTTDLFLEEREAALRQAQEEKHKLQMSVPGILNPHELPEEMCD; encoded by the exons ATGCCAGCAGAAATGACGATGTTGGCGGATCACCCAGCCAGACAGCTGCTGGACTTCAGTCAGAAACTGGACATCAACCTGTTGGACAATGTTGTCAACTCCATGTACCATGACATTGGTTCCCAG CAACGGGTGGCGCAGGAAGTTCTGACCAACTTGAAGGACCATCCAGATGCCTGGACGAGGGTGGACACCATCCTGGAGTTCTCTCAGAACATGAAAACTAAG TATTATGCACTGCAGATTCTGGAGGCAGTCATCAAAACACGCTGGAAGATTCTCCCAAGAAATCAGTGCGAAG GAATCAAGAAGTATGTTGTCGGGTTGATTATCAAGACCTCTTCTGATCCTGCAAACATGGAG aaaGAGGGAGTGTACATttcaaaactgaacatgatCCTCGTACAG ATCCTGAAACAGGAATGGCCCAAACACTGGCCCACATTCATCAGTGATATCGTGGGTGCGAGTCGAACCAGTGAGAGCCTCTGTCAGAACAACATGATCATCCTCAAACTGCTCAGCGAGGAGGTCTTTGACTTCTCCAGTGGCCAGATGACCCAGGTGAAAGCCAAGCACCTCAAAGACAG CATGTGCAACGAGTTTTCCCAAATATTCCAGCTTTGCCAGTTTGTGATG GAAAACTCTCAGAATGCCCCACTGGTCCATGCCACGCTGGAGACTCTCCTCCGCTTCCTGAATTGGATTCCTTTAGGTTACATCTTCGAGACCAAACTCATCAGCACTCTGGTCTACAAG ttctTGAACGTGCCCATGTTTCGCAATGTGACACTGAAATGTTTGACGGAAATCGCCGGAGTGAGTGTCAACCAGTACGAGGAGCAGTTTGTCAACCTGTTTACTCTCACCATGTGCCAGCTcaaacag ATGCTGCCTTTGAACACTAACATCAGAGTGGCCTACGCCAATGGGAAGGACGACGAACAGAACTTCATCCAGAACCTCAGCCTGTTCCTCTGCACCTTTCTCAAAGAGCACGGCCAGCTCATCGAGAAGAGACCAAACCTGCGAGAGACACTCATGGAG GCCCTGCACTACATGTTGCTGGTGTCGGAGGTGGAGGAGACGGAGATCTTTAAGATCTGTCTGGAGTACTGGAACCACCTGGCAGCAGAGCTCTACAGGGAGAGTCccttctccacctccagcaCCCCGCTGCTGTCCGATGTCCCGCCCCGCAGACACCTCTACCTGCCTGTACTCTCCCAG GTACGTTTGCTGATGGTGAGCCGCATGGCCAAACCAGAGGAGGTGCTGGTGGTGGAGAACGACCAGGGCGAGGTGGTCAGGGAGTTCATGAAGGACACAGACGCCATTAACCTCTACAAGAACATGAGGGAGACTCTTG tGTATCTGACTCATCTGGACTACGCTGACACTGAACGCATCATGACAGAGAAGCTCCACAATCAGGTCAATGGCACCGAGTGGTCGTGGAGGAACCTGAACATGCTTTGCTGGGCCATCGGCTCCATCAGCGGTGCGATGCACGAGGAGGACGAGAAGCGGTTCCTGGTCACCGTCATCAAG GACCTGCTTGGCTTGTGTgaacagaagagaggaaaggacaaCAAGGCCATCATAGCGTCCAACATCATGTACATCGTGGGCCAGTATCCTCGCTTCCTGCGAGCCCACTGGAAGTTCCTCAAGACCGTCGTCAACAAGCTGTTTGAGTTCATGCACG AGACCCACGATGGCGTACAGGACATGGCATGTGACACCTTCATCAAGATTGCTCAGAAGTGCCGCCGTCATTTCGTCCAGGTTCAGGTGGGGGAGGTGATGCCCTTCATCGACGAGATCCTCAACAACATCAACACCATCATCTGTGACCTACAGCCACAGCAG GTCCATACGTTTTATGAAGCGGTGGGCTACATGATCGGGGCTCAGACAGACCAGGCAGTTCAGGAGCTTCTAATAGAGAAGTACATGCTGTTGCCGAACCAGGTGTGGGACAGCATCATCCAGCAGGCCACCAAG AATGTGGACATCCTGAAGGATGCCGAGACGGTGCGTCAACTGGGCAGCATCCTAAAGACAAATGTCCGAGCCTGTAAAGCTGTTGGTCATCCCTTCGTTGTCCAGCTGGGACGAATCTACCTGGACATGCTCAACGTTTACAAGTGTCTGAGTGAAAACATCTCCTCGGCCGTCCAGACTAATG GTGAGATGGTGACCAAACAGCCTCTGATCAGGAGTATGAGGACGGTGAAGAGAGAGACGCTGAAGCTGATCTCGGGCTGGGTCAGTCGCTCCAACGACCCTCAGATG GTGGCAGAGAACTTTGTGCCCCCCCTGCTGGAGGCCGTGCTCATCGACTACCAGAGGAACGTCCCAGCTGCCCGTGAGCCTGAGGTCCTCAGCACCATGGCAACCATTGTCAACAAGCTGGGAGTTCACATCACCGGAGAAATCCCCAAGATATTTGATGCTGTCTTCGAATGCACTTTGAATATGATCAACAAG GACTTTGAAGAATTCCCAGAACACAGAACCCATTTCTTCTACCTCCTTCAAGCTGCCACCTCCCAGTGCTTCCCAGCCTTCCTGTCCATCGCCCCGGCCCAGTTCAAACTGATCCTGGACTCCATCATCTGGGCCTTCAAGCACACAATGAGGAATGTGGCTGACACAG GTCTACAGATCCTGTACACTCTCCTGCAGAACGTGTCCGCAGAGGAAGCGGCAGCACAGAGCTTCTACCAGACGTACTTCTGCGACGTCCTGCAGCACATCTTCTCTGTGGTCACAGACACCTCTCACACTGCAG GTCTGACCATGCACGCCACCATCTTGGCCTACATGTTCAACCTGGTGGAGGAGGGCAAGGTCAGCGTGGCCCTGAGTGCAGCCAGCCCCGCCAACAACCAGGCGCACGTCCAGGAGTACATCGCCAACCTGCTGAAGACAGCTTTCCCCCACCTGCAGGA TGCCCAGGTGAAGGTGTTTGTAACAGGTCTTTTCAGCCTGAATCAGGACATCCCCGCCTTCAAAGAGCACCTGAGGGATTTCCTGGTGCAGATCAAG GAGTTTGCCGGCGAGGACACGACGGACCTGTtcctggaggagagggaggcggCTCTGCGCCAGGCCcaggaggagaaacacaagCTCCAGATGTCAGTGCCAGGCATCCTCAACCCCCACGAGCTGCCGGAGGAGATGTGCGACTga
- the fam161a gene encoding protein FAM161A: protein MANPHRTNVLVTSCLKTPVDPNTKAPLASYERERVLPYTATGHMDNRDYEKELEYEDSGSDFCDEDYPGKGGPLVINDYRAAGDRLDLSDIFFSNEEYYSKLEELKKAHLRTMAELESMYRRKLQLKCMEPLDATTLEAGQRQPWSNTSPAPSRRLRKSHSALELRRSSRQSNSSDEDEAASNVVEKGLLLSPKEHIKNMWKDFKLSPHNRHLSSSSLPGEQSRPGKGKAKKRQRLKDGEQENWKHRMTVPKPFQMTLREAERRKRGIKTRSEIELENTELRRQLEELTECQRKFRASPLPAHVHLPLYEELQERNDERRRITREREDQLLRTIQKPFSFLERERLKKEQKQLRNPQPSGREKVKPFKAKPVPKAVYAAASGELMKEEQLYRSIKIQMRAQELLQSASLPPSMLARRLSERKKTKDGSDAAGGDNSFSHKPQINKEVPDFDASYRRFQKHLEKRKEVKPTTACEPFDLRTSQICSHRERILADIEKEQSSPRMLRWPYISSGQARTPNSSLCSSLSGSLELLPAKVTDATKKRHEAVRKVLEQRKKAEEEEERWKETQKHREKKLQRVVLKRAQANDPHLALSQTHQMKLKEFRKQDLQRRKEYQQEIKEMQQRVKGRPLLLEQVAQRNAKQAAEKRYTDALHGYELTEEFVSSKAAKSGSARNATQSSDGKQSDQEEPDMGYEPVRYRKVFLDDEDVDDPHERQRRKEDGESDEASLHHRDGAGRSSRRSDEDDGSDDHRYSDESFHYSDDHDSYSEDSERDADTRQQEAGE, encoded by the exons ATGGCGAATCCCCACCGCACAAACGTCCTGGTCACTTCGTGTTTGAAAACGCCGGTGGACCCGAACACCAAAGCGCCATTAGCCTCATACGAGCGGGAGAGAGTCCTGCCGTACACGGCTACAGGTCATATGGACAACCGGGACTACGAGAAGGAG CTGGAATATGAGGACTCGGGCTCTGACTTCTGTGATGAGGATTATCCGGGTAAGGGCGGCCCTCTCGTGATTAACGACTACAGAGCAGCAGGAGACCGCCTCGACCTGAGTGACATCTTCTTCTCCAACGAGGAGTACTACAGCaagctggaggagctgaagaaggCCCACCTCCGCACCATGGCCGAGCTGGAGAGCATGTATCGGCGAAAGCTGCAGCTCAAATGCATGGAGCCTTTAGACGCGACAACGCTGGAGGCGGGGCAGAG GCAACCGTGGTCAAACACCAGCCCAGCACCTTCACGCCGTTTGAGGAAGTCCCACTCTGCTCTTGAACTCAGGAGGAGTTCAAGACAGTCAAATTCATCGGACGAGGATGAAGCTGCCAGTAACGTTGTGGAGAAAGGCCTGCTCCTCTCTCCCAAAGAGCACATTAAGAACATGTGGAAGGACTTCAAGCTGTCCCCTCACAATCGTCACCTGTCGTCCTCCTCGCTGCCAGGAGAGCAGAGTCGACCGGGAAAGGGAAAGGCCAAGAAGAGGCAGAGGCTTAAAGACGGGGAGCAGGAGAACTGGAAACACAGAATGACCGTCCCGAAACCTTTCCAGATGACCCTGCGCGAGGCCGAGAGACGAAAGCGTGGCATAAAGACGCGTTCAGAGATCGAACTGGAGAACACAGAGCTGCGACGGCAGCTAGAAGAACTGACGGAGTGCCAGAGGAAGTTTCGCGCCAGCCCCTTGCCGGCACATGTTCACCTCCCGCTCtatgaagagctgcaggagcGGAATGACGAGCGGCGGCGAATCACGCGCGAACGAGAAGACCAGCTTCTTCGAACCATCCAGAAACCTTTCAGCTTCCTGGAGAGGGAGCGACTGAAGAAGGAGCAGAAACAGCTGCGTAACCCACAGCCGTCAGGCCGGGAGAAAGTTAAACCTTTCAAGGCCAAGCCTGTGCCTAAGGCAGTGTACGCAGCAGCATCAGGGGAGCTGATGAAGGAGGAGCAGCTGTATCGGTCCATCAAGATACAGATGAGAGCTCAGGAGCTGCTCCAGAGTGCTTCTTTGCCTCCCAGCATGCTTGCGCGACGACTCAGCGAACGCAAGAAGACCAAAGACGGCAGCGATGCAGCCGGAGGGGATAACAGCTTCTCCCACAAACCCCAGATCAACAAAGAGGTACCTGACTTCGACGCCAGTTACCGACGCTTCCAGAAACACCTGGAGAAGCGAAAGGAGGTGAAGCCTACAACCGCATGTGAACCCTTTGATCTGAGGACGTCGCAGATCTGCTCGCACCGTGAACGCATCCTGGCCGACATCGAGAAGGAGCAGAGCAGCCCTCGGATGCTGCGTTGGCCGTACATCAGCTCTGGGCAGGCTCGGACGCCAAACTCAAGCCTCTGTTCGTCTCTCTCCGGCAGCCTGGAGCTCCTGCCTGCCAAAGTCACAGATGCTACCAAAAAGCGCCATGAGGCCGTGAG AAAGGTGCTTGAGCAGAGGAAgaaggctgaggaggaggaggagcggtgGAAGGAGACGCAGAAGCACAGGGAGAAAAAGCTGCAGAGGGTGGTGCTGAAGCGTGCCCAGGCCAACGACCCCCACCTGGCACTGTCACAGACCCACCAGATGAAACTCAAAGAATTCAG GAAACAAGACCTCCAGCGCAGGAAAGAATACCAGCAGGAGATTAAGGAGATGCAGCAGAGAGTGAAGGGGCGGCcgctgctgctggagcaggtTGCACAG AGGAATGCCAAACAGGCAGCGGAGAAGCGCTACACAGACGCCCTGCATGGATATGAACTGACTGAGGAGTTCGTCAGCAGCAAGGCAGCCAAGTCAGGATCTGCACGCAACGCCACCCAGTCCAGTGACGGCAAACAGAG TGACCAAGAGGAGCCAGACATGGGATATGAACCCGTTCGCTACAGAAAGGTCTTCCTGGATGACGAAGACGTGGATGATCCGCACGAGAGGCAACGACGGAAGGAGGACGGGGAGAGTGATGAGGCTTCATTACACCACCGTGACGGAGCAGGCCGCAGCAGTCGCCGCTCAGATGAGGATGACGGTAGCGATGATCACCGCTATTCTGATGAAAGTTTCCACTACTCGGACGATCATGACAGTTATTCAGAAGACAGCGAGCGTGATGCTGACACCAGGCAGCAGGAGGCGGGAGAATGA